The genomic region GCCGCGCTCGGCGATGGTGAGCCGAAGTTGCCGGCGCGCGATCGTGGCCAGCTGGGCGACCCGCGCCCGGTGCGGTTGCCGCACCCGCGCCGGCGGGCCGGGCGGCAGCGGTGCCCCGGTTTCCTTCCCGCGCTGGTCGATTCCGCGACTGTAGGTCAGAAACCGGTGGTGGGCCGCCTCGGGATCGGCGCCGACGCGCGCAAAGATGTCCGCCCAGTCGTCGGCGCCCATCGTCGCCGAGATGTCGCCCGGCGGACCGCAATAGGCGACCTCACCCCGTGGCGTCAGAAACAACACCTGATCGCACACATCGAGATAGGTCAGGCAGTGGGTGACGACCAGCACGACCCGGCCCGCGTCGGCGAGCCGGCGCAGCGTGGACATGATGTGGCGGTCCAGTGCGGGATCCAGCCCGGACGTGGGCTCGTCGAGGATCAGCAGCGAGGGTTCGGTGAGAAGTTCCATCGCCACCGATGCGCGCTTGCGCTGACCACCCGAAAGGTCCGCCACCCGGGTCCCGGCGTGGTCGGACAGCTCGAGCTCACGTAGCACGCGCTGCACCGCGTCGCGCCGGTCGCTTCGGCTCGCCGCGGCCAACCGGAGTTCGGCGGCATAGCGCAGCGCCTGCTCGAGGGTCAGTTGGTGATGCACCACGTCGTCCTGCGGCACCATCCCGATTCGTGATCGCAGCGCGGCGTATTCGGCGTGCACGTCCCGGCCTTCGAAGCGCACGGTGCCCGAGGTCGGCGCGAGAACGCCGCCGACCAGCTTGGCCAACGTCGACTTGCCCGCGCCCGACGGGCCGATGATCGCGGTCAGCGAGCCGGTACCGCTGCGGAACGAGACGTCGCTGAGCAGCGCGCGCCGGCCGGACACCGCGAACGTGAGCGACTGCACGCTCAGCCACCCGTCGGCTTGCGACTGTGGTGACGACCCCAGGGGTCGCGGCGCGGTGTCCTGACGTGTTACTCCGCTCACAGCCGCACGCTAACACGAACATGACATCGGATTCATGTTTTTGGAATACGCGAGTCGGGCGTGCTGTTTCGGCCGTGCCGGGGCGTCGGTCAGATTCGGGCGATGTTCTCGAGGATGATCTCGCGGGCGGTCTCATAGAACGCGCTGATCAGCGTCGAGAACGACAGCTCGAACGGATAGATCATGTGCACGTCGAGGGCATCGGGCCGCCAGTGCGGCAGCACCGGGACCAGCGTGCCCGCGCGCAGTTCGTCGGTGCAGATGATCTGTGTCGGCATCACCCCGATGCCCAGCCCCTGCAGGATGTACTGCTTGCAGACCTGGAAGTTGTTGGCCCGGGCGCGAACCGACGGCGTCAGCTCGTAGTGGCCGGAATCGCGACGCAGCGTGATGCGCCGTGGTCCGCCGAAACCGAAGTCGATGAAGGGCACCGATCGCAGCTGCGCCGGATCTGTGATCGGCTCCTGCAGGGCCGCGGCGAATTCCGCTGAGGCGCAGAGGAACAACTCGAGGTCGAACACCTTGCGCGCGATGAGCGTGGAGTCCTGGAGCGGGCCGGTGCCGAACACCACGTCGAACCCGTCGCGGATGGGGTCGACCATGCTGTCGACGAGCCTGATATCCAGCCGCGAGTTCGGGTAGCGCGCCAGGAAGGCCGCGCCCACCCGCGAGGCGTAGTCGATGCCCACGAACACCGGGATCGCCACCCGCAGCTCGCCGCGCGGCTCCTGGCGGCTGCTCTCCACCAGGGCGCGCACGCCGTTGGCCTCGGTGAGGATGTTGACCGCGTGCGCATAGACCTTCTCACCGAGGTCGGTGACGGTGAGCTGGCGGGTGTTCTTGCGCAGCAGCTTGATGCCGAGGTCGGCCTCGAGTCTGGCCAGCTTGCGGCTGACCGTCGACTTCGGCATTCCGAGCAGTGTTGCCGCCTTCGACAGGCTGCGGTTCTCCACGACCTTCCCGAACACCAGCAGCGCGTCGATGTCGAACGGCAGGTTCTGCTCCACCGTGCTCCTTCGCCCGCTCGTGTCCTCCGTTCCAAATATGCAACACGGTGTTGCGTCAATGGGTCTGTTTCGGCTATTTCGGCGGCGGTACGTTCGGCCTACCGTCTTCGGCCCTACGGAGGAGTGATCCGTGAGTACCGACAGCCTGGTGACCAAACCCGCGAGCGGCCACTGGACCGACGCATACCCCGAACTCGGCCGCGGCCCGGTGTCGCTCGAGGACTGCGTCTCCCCGGAGTTCTACGAGAAGGAGATCGAGCACATCTTCCGCAAGACGTGGCTGTACGTCGGCCGCGTCGAACGGGTGCCGAGACCCTGTAGCTACTTCACCCGGGAGTTCCGGTTCCTCAACACCTCGGTGATCATCGTCCGCGGCAAGGACGACAAGATCAGGGCCTTCCACAACATCTGCCCGCACCGCGGCAACAAGATGCTGTGGGAGGACGACCCGTTCAAGGAGGTGGAGGGTCGCGCCCCGCTGCTGTACTGCCGGTTCCACGGCTGGCGCTACAAGCTCGACGGGTCACTGCACTCGACCACCCGCAAGGATCTGCTGCTGGACTTCGACGCCGACAGCTGCCGGGTTCCGGCCATCCAGTGCGATGTGTGGGAGGGGTTCATCTTCATCAACCTCGACCCGCACAACACCGAGTCGGTGCGCGACTATCTCGGCGAACTGGCGCACGGCATCGAGGGATACCCGTTCGCGGGTCCGCACCAGGTGTACAAGTTCACCGCCGAACTGCAGTGCAACTGGAAGATCTTCCTCGACGGGTTCGCCGAGAGCTACCACGGTCCCTACCTGCACGCGTCGTCGTTCGGCACGGTGACCGCGGAGGCGCGCGACGCCCTCGACAAACCGAACCCGTTCACCGATGCGCTGGCCTATCAACTCAAGGGGCCGCACCGGATGTTCTCGTTCTCCGGTGAGCCGTCGCAGAAGACGCCGTACTCCAAGCCGATCGAGTGCGTCTTCGAGGCCAGTGCCGCCGGGCCGTGGAACAAGCGCGACGACCGCGGCCCGCTGCCGCCCGGGCTGAACCCGACCCGCTCGGAGCGCTACGGCTTCGACTCGTTCCAGTTCTTCCCGAACTTCATCCTGATCTTCGGGGCCTCCGGGTTCACCGTGCACACGCACTGGCCGACCGGGCCGCACTCACACATCTTCGAGACCGAGATGTACTACGACCCGCCGCGCACCCACAAGGAGCGGCTCGGCCAGGAGCTGACGGTCACATACCTCAACGACATCATCCTCGAGGACGCCAGCCCGTCGGAGGGGCTGCAGGCCATGCTGAACAGTGGTGCGCTGACCCACTTCACGTTCAACGACGAGGAGATCCTGCTGCGCCACTTCCACAAGGTGGTGGCCGACTACGTCGACGAGGGCGAGCGGGCGAAACGCGCGAAGGAGAGGGTGAGCCGATGAGCGCCGTTCTGCCACCGGAGTTCTCGCATCTGGAGCCGCTGGTCGACGAGTGGGCCATCGAGGACGGGCATCAGCGCTACGTCAAGCGGGTCAACAGCACGATGGAGGAGATCCGCGCGTTCTACGACGCGGTGATGCCGTACGCCGAGGAGGCGCGCGACTACGTCGACAAGTTCCCCTACGGCGAACCGCTGCCCGAGGACGTCGCGAATCTCCGCAACCTGCTGTACTCGTTGATCACCGTGTCGCTCGCGGTCGAACTGTGGGGCCAGCCGCGAGTCAAGCATTCGGCCGACACGATCCTGACGAGAGTGAGCTGAGTCGCCGTGAGCCTGACATCCTCCCTGGAGATCATCGACTGCACGCCGCGCATCGGCAGCGAGATCCGCACCGACCTCGACACGCTGCTGTCCGGCCGGGAAGCCGAAAGGATCCGCGCCACACTGGAACAACGCGGTGTGGTGTTCTTCCGCGGGCTGCAGATCAGCGACGAGCAGCAGGTGGCGATCGCCAGGACGCTGGGCACCGTCGTCGCCAACGAGGGGGAGGACGGGATCTACAAGATCTCCCTCGACGAGTCGGTCAACCAGCGCGCGAAGTATCTGAAGGGTTCGCTGTTCTGGCATTTCGACGGCTCCCTGCAGCCGTATCCGAACCTGGCCACGCTGCTGCGGGCGGTGCGGTTGTCCGACACCGGCGGTGACACCGAGTTCTGCAACACCTACGCCGCCTACGACGATCTGCCGCAGTCCGACAAGGAGCTCATCGCCGATCTGCGCGTCGTGCACAGCGCCGAGCGCTCGCAGTACTACGTTACGCCGGAGATGAGTTACGAAGAGATCGCCTTCTGGCAGAAATCGCCGACGAAGGAGTGTCCGATCGTGTGGACGCACCGGTCCGGCCGCAAATCGCTGCTGCTGGGCGCGACGGCGGACTACGTCGTCGGCATGTCGCCCGAGGAGAGCCGGGCGCTGCTGGCGCGGTTGCGTGACTGGGCCACCCAACCGCAGTACGTCTACCGGCACCGCTGGCAGGTCGGCGATCTGCTGATCTGGGACAACACCGGCACGATGCACCGCGCGCTGCCGTATCCGGAGGACAGCGGCCGGCTCATGCACCGGACGATCCTGGCTGGCGAAGAGCCACTGAATTGACGCCTTCTGCGTTGAAGCTGGGCATCACCACGCCCGTCGTCACCAACGTCGCCGGCGCACCCCTGACATGGGAGGCCGACGCCGGCATCGCCGAGATCGCCCGCGTCGCGCAGGAGGCCGACCGGCTCGGCTACCACCACCTGACCTGCAGCGAGCACATCGGTGTGCCGTCAGCGGAGGCGGGGCGGCGGGGTTCGCGGTACTGGGATCCGTTGGCCACCTTCGGCTATGTGGCCGCGCGCACCGAACGCATCCGGTTGGTCACCATGACGCTGGTGCTCGGGTACCACCACCCGCTGGCGATCGTGAAGCGGTACGGCACCCTCGACCACGTCAGCAACGGCCGCGTCATCCTCGGCGTCGGCGTCGGCACCCTCAGGGAGGAGTTCGACCTTCTCGGCGCGCCGTTCGAGGACCGCGGCCCCCGCGCCGACGACGCGCTGCGTGCCCTGCGGGCCGCGTTGGCCAGCAACGAGCCCAGTTACCACGGCGAGTACTACTCGTTCGAGGGCCTGACCGTCGATCCGTGCGCGCTGCAACCGCACATGCCGATCTGGGTGGGCGGACGCACCCGACGGTCGCTGCGGCGCGCGCTCACCCTCGCCGACGGCTGGTGCCCGTTCGGTATCCCGGTGCAGACCGCCGCGGAGTGGTTGCGCGCCCGCGAGATTCCGCCCGGCTTCGAGGTGGTGCTGGCCGCCGACCGCGCGCTGGATCCCGTCGGCGACCCGGATGCCACCGCCGCCGCGCTGCGCGAACTGGCCGCCGCGGGCGCCACGATCGTGTCCGCCCGGTTCCGCCACCGGTCGCTGACGCACTATCTCGAGCAGTTGCAGGCGCTGACCGAACTGCGGGCTCAACTCGAAGGGTGACCATGACAGACCAACCGCTGCTGACGCCACTGGCCCCGCAGGAGTGGGGCGAGGACGAGTATGCCGCCGTCGGCGCGCTGATGGGCATCCCGGGTGACCAGGTGCCGCGCGCCGGCTCCGGGGATCCGCGCGATCCTTCCCGGTTCGACATCCTCGGTGTGCTGGCCCGCCACCCCAAGCTGGCCAGGAAGTTCCTGATCTTCAACGCGTATCTGCTGCAGGACGGTGAGCTGCCTGCGCGGCTGCGGGAGCTCGCGGTGCTGCGGCTGGCGTATGCGCGCCGCTCGGTGTTCTTCTGGGCCGAGCACGTGCGGATCGCCAGGGCCAGCGGGCTTTCCGACGATGAGATCGCCCGGATCGCCTGCGGTAACAGCGGTTTCGACGGGGTCGACCGGTTGGTGCTGGAGGCCACCGACACGGTGTTGACCACCGGCCGCGCGACACCGCAGCAGTGGCGCACCCTGGTGGACGAACTCGGCACACATCAGGCGATGGAGCTGCTGTTCGTCATCGGCACCTACGGGATGCTGGCGTCGGCGTGCGACACCTGGCAGCTCCGCCCGCCGCCGGACAGCCCGGAGCTGCCGGACTAGGCGTCGTCGGGCCTGCGGCGCCAGCTGCGCACACCGCGATGCGCGGCGTACGCGCCGGCGACCGCCGTGACACACCACACCCCGACCGCGACATAGGTCAGCGGCGTGTTCAGGTCCGAGATCGACGCCCCCAGCGCGGTGTAGACGAACGCCCGCGGCACCGAGCCGATGAACGCGCCGACGGCCATCTGCCACAACGGAACTCCGAAAGCCCCGAAGGCGTAGGAGGCCAACGCGTCGGAGACGCCGGGCACGAACCGCTGACCCACCACGGCCCACAGCCCGCCGCGCTCGATCAGACCGTCGAGCTTCTGCGAGCGCTGGGCGCCCAGCAGGGCGCGGGCACTGTCGCGTCCGGCCCGCCGGCCGATCAGGCTGGCCGTCACCGCGGTGCCGACCGTCGCCCCCAACGTGACGAATGTGCCGACCAGGGGGCCGAACAACAGGCCGCTGGTGGCGGCCAGGATCGGCCCCGGTACCAGCACCGCGCCCAGCAGCGCCGACACCGGGACGTAGACCAGGGGTGCGACAGGTCCGGCGGCCGCGACCACCGCCCGGATCCGGTCGACGTCGATGATGTCGGCGACCGCGGCGAGGTAGAACATCACCGCCAGGAAGGCCACGAAGACCAGCAGCCGGACGATGTGTGGCCGCAGGGGCTCGTCGCTGGTGGTCATGTCCCCGTCATCTTGCCGTACGCGGGGAGCGCCGTTCAGGTCCAGCGGCTGTCGAAGCCTTCCCGGCGCGCCTCGAGCTGGGCGGCGCGCTGCTCGGGTGTGACGAAGTCGTCGGCGGGCAGGTAGTCGCGGAGCTGGTCGTGCGTCATCACCTGCTGCTCGACGATGCGCGGCCGGACACCCTCGGGGTCGAGCTTCTGGAACCGGATCGCGACGGCGCCCTGGTTCAGCCCGCCGGTGGCCACCCAGTTCGCCGCGCCGGGATCGGTGGGGGAGATCACCAGCGTGTAGGTGCCGTCGGCGTTGCGCTTGGCCTGTTCGATGTTGAGGCTGGCCGGCTCGCTGACGTAGTCACCGGTGATGGTCCAGATGTTGTAGATCGGGACGACGAAGTACCCGGCGTCGCCCGGGTCGATCGTCAGGACCAGCACCTCGTCGTCGGCGAGCTGGAAGTGGCCGTTGCTCTGCAGCTGGTTGGCCAAAAACTCCGCGTTGCTCGACGGTTGGCCGATTTCGTTGACCGGGCGCCGGGAACCGGTGTCGGGGTCGTGGGTCGCCAGCGCCATGTACTTGGCCTGCTCGGAGGCGCCGCGCACCACGAGGATCACGGCGGTGAACACCCCGCGCAGCAGCGGCGGCATGTGCGGAAGCGGTGGCACCAACGACACCAGCGTGGTCAGCAGCGGGTTGTCGCTGACGAACTGCCCGAGGAACGCGAACCCGCCGATCTGGGCGAACAGGCTGTTCGGCGGCCCGCCGACGCGCTCGATGGACAGGCTCATCGGTACCTCGGAGTTCCAGTCGCCCAACGTGTCTCGCGCCGCGATGATCGTCGACCCGGCGGTCAGTTGCAGATGGTTGCGGCGACCGTTGGCCGGTTCCCGGCTCACCGTGATCGTGAAGTAGCCGTTCTCGTCGACGTCGATATCGTCGGCGGTCAGGATCGATGATGTCTTGCCGGACAGGCCCTCGAGCACGCTGAACGTGACGTCGGCGGGCCTTCCGTTCTCGTCGAGGTTGTGGAACCTGCCGGTGATCACGTACTCCGAGGCCCCGTTGACGCCCATGAACCGGTAGACGGTGTCGGGGTTGTCGTAGAGGATGCGCGACCCGCCGACCGCCTGACCGAACCAGAGGTGCGGCGGGGCGACCTGCGTGACCACCTTCGGGTTCATCGAGTCGAGCAGTTGCTGCTGGAACGCCGCGGCCATCGCGTACTCGTCGACGGCGCGGTTGAGCGCCGCCCGGTTCTCCGCATCGATACCGTCCGGGTAGAGCCGCTTCGCCTCGGTCAGGAACTGGTGGCGCAGAACCATTTTCATCAGCAGCACCGGCAGCGTCTGGACGGTGCGGGTGGCGGTCTTCTCGGCGGCCAGCTGTTCCGGGGTGGCCAGCGGTGAGGTCTGCGCCTGCACGCCGATCTCACGCCGCACGAAGCCCAGCGCCGCCCATGCAGTCGGCGGCTCCTGCGGCGGAGCGATCGGTGCGGTGTTGGTGATGCCGCCGACGTTGACGCCCAGCGCCGACAGTGTCGTCGTGACGACGGTGCGCACCCCGGTGGCGACGGCCGCGGCGACCGGCGGTGCGGCCCGGCGCTCGACCGCCGGTTCCGCGGCCGACGGCGCGGGATCGGTGCCGGCCTCGGTGTCGGTGTCGGTGACGGTGTCCGGCGCGGTGTCGGTGTCGCTCGTCGCTGCCTTGTCGGCGCTGCGGTCCTTGCGCGAGATGTTCGTCTGCGCGCTGATGGTGACCTGAGAGGCCTTGGTGCGCAGTCGAGTCGGACTGCGGCCGGTGTCGCTGCTGCCACCGGGCTCGTCGTCTGGGCCCGCCCCCTCGGCGTCGTTGGTGGCGGCGTTGGTGGCGTCGTCGGCGGTGTCGTCGTTCTGCGCCGTCTGCGGATCGGGCTTCTCGGTGCCGGCGTCGGTGCCCGAGTCGGATGCACCCCCGTCGGCCGAGGTGCCGGGGGAGTCGTCGTCCTGCGCGAACGCCAATCCGGGACTGCTGGCGATCGCCGCCCCGAGGCCGAGGGCGACCGCGAGCGCCCCGACCCTGCCGATGAACCGTGCGTAGCTGCTGGGCGTCGTTGCCACCGCGGGATCCTTCCGAGCAAACTCCGTGCCTCACGGTAGCCGAAATGACGGGTCCGTCGACCCGACTTCGGCAGGGTCTTCTCTCACCCGGTCAATTTGTGTACCGTTTGGTACATGATTACCGAGTGTGCCATCGACATCGATGCGCCCGCCGGGTTGGTGTGGTCGGTGTTCAGTGACGTGCAGCGGTGGCCGGAGTGGACCGCCTCGGTCACCCGGCTACGCGGGCTCGACGGCCCGGAACTGCTGGTGGGCAGGCGATTCGCGATCAAGCAACCCCGTATGCCGGAACTGGTGTGGACGGTGACCGAGGTGTCGCCCGGAACCTCGTGGACGTGGGAGCAGCGCTCCCCGGGCGGGTTGACCGTGGCCCGTCACGACGTCACGGCGACCGGGGAGCACACCACCCGGGTCAGCCAGCGGCTCGACCAACGCGGACCGGTGGGGGCGCTGTTCGGAATGCTCACGCGCGGGATGACGCGCCGCTACCTCGACATGGAGGCGACGGGCCTGAAGATGCGCAGTGAGCAACTCCAGCATGGCCCGACCGCCTGACCTGCGACGCCGCCAGGAACTCCTCGACGCCGTCGTCGAGGCGGTCGCGGCCGGCGGTATCGGGGACCGGTCACTGCGCGAGCTGGCTGAGGCCGTCGGCACCAGCCATCGCATGCTGCTGCACCATTTCGGATCGCGGGACGAGCTCCTGCTGGCGATCGTCGCCGAGGTCGAGAAGCGGCAGATGGCGCTGCTGGCCGAGCTGCCCGCTGATCCGGCCGACGCGATCGCCGCGATGTGGGCGAACCTGCGCAGACCGGAACTGCGCCCGTTCGAGCGGTTGTTCTTCGAGTGTTACGCCCGCGGGGTGCAGGGCGAGCAGCCGTTCGCGCGGATGCTGCCCGCCGCGGTGGACGACTGGCTGACCCGGGGTAGCGGACTCGACCCGGCGCTGATGCGGCTCGGGCTGGCGGTCGCGCGCGGTCTGCTGCTCGACCTCGTCGCCACCGAGGACCTCGACGGCGTGGACGCGGCGGCCGCGGCGTTCGCGCGGCTGGTGCGCGCTAATCCTTCGTGATCGTGAGCACCTCGGCGTTGGGCAGGCTGCTCAGCGCCTCGGGTGCGGCCAGCAGCTTCGCGCCGCGGAGGCCGGCTCCGATGATGACGGGGCCTGCCGCGACGACCTTCTCGTCGATCAGGATCGGCCAGTCGGACGGCAGCCCGACCGGCGTGATGCCGCCGTACTCCATCCCGGTCAGCGACACCGCGGTGTCCATCGATGCGAACGAGATCTTGCGGGCACCAAGGTGTTTGCGCACGATGCCGTTGATGTCGGCGCGGGTGCTGGCCAGCACCAGACACGCCGCGAACCAGGTGCGCTCGGCCCGCCGGGCCTCGACGACCACGCAGTTGGCCGACGCGTCCAGCCCGATGCCGTAGTGCTCGCAGAACGCGGCGGTGTCGGCGAGTTCGGGATCGATCCCGCTGACCCACAGGCCGTCCCGCAACAGCGGCCGCACCGGTTCGGCGACCAGTTCCGGCGCCGTGGCCGCGGGCACGAACGTCAACCGTCCGAACTGCATCTCACTCCTCACTGCTTCGTCTCGTGCCGATGAACTCCAGCAGGCGAGGGTCGTCGGAGGTGAACACCTCGACCTCCTCGCCGCCGTCGCAGCGCAGCAGTGCCACCGTCACCGCGGTCTCACTGCGGGCACGGACCACCCAGATGGCGCCCGCGTCCTGCCAGCGCTGCAGTTCTGCGATCCGGTCGACGGCCATAGCTCTACCATCCCATCGCATGGGTTCCCGCGTGCGGATCGCCCGGGTCTACGAGTCGCCGGACACGGGTGAGGGCACGCGGGTGCTGGTCGACCGGCTCTGGCCGCGGGGGATGCGCCGCGACGATCCGCGGGTGGGCCGCTGGCTGCCGGAGGTCGCGCCGTCGGCGGAGCTGCGGCACTGGTACGCGCACCAGCCCGGGCTGTTCGACCAGTTTGCTGGCCGCTACCGCGCCGAGCTCGCCGAGGGGACCGGCGCCGACGCGCTCGCCGCACTGCGCGCGCTGCTTGACGAGGGGCCGTTGCTGCTGGTGACGGCCACCCGCGAACCCGGGCAGAGTCACGCCGCGGTGCTGCGAAACATGCTGTCGGGGCCCGCTGACTGAGCCGCCCGCAGGGCAGGGGAAGGTAACCCTCACCTTAGTAGCTCGGGTAGGCTGCGAGGCGCGATGACTGAGATTGACGACGCTCCGGCTCCGGTGCTCCCACGCGAGCTGACGGAGATCTCCGACGAGGTGCGGGCGGTGCCGGCGCCGCCGACCCCGACGCTGGGTGATCCCTACGAGATCCGGCTCGTGGACCCCGACCGGGACTCGGAGATGATCTCGGAGTGGATGAACCGTCCGCATCTGGTCGAGGCGTGGGAGTACCCGTGGCCGCCGGAACGATTCCACCGGTATCTCAGCGCGCAACTGGCCGGCGAGTACTCCCGGCCGTTCATCGGAAGCTTCCGCGGCCAGCCGTTCGTCTACATCGAGCTGTACCGCGCCGCCAAGGACTCGATCGCGCCGCGCTACGACGCCGACCCGCACGACATCGGCATGCACGCCGCGATCGCCGAGCTGCGGTTCGTCAACCGCGGTATCGCCCCGATCCTGTTGCCGCGCTTGACCGCCAACATCTTCGAACTCGACCCGCAGTGCCGCCGGATCATGTTCGACCCGGACTACCGCAACACGGGCGCCAGGGGCGTCTGCGAGTACGCGGGCTGCGAGTTCCTCGGCGAGCACGACATGTCGAACCGCCGGATGGCGCTGTACGCGCTGCACCGCGACAGATAACCGGGCAGCCGCGAAGTGACTGAAAGCCCCTGAACACCAGCCACTCCGCGACTGCCCGGCAGCCTTCACGGGTCGAGGTTGAACTCGGCGTAGCCGTCGTGGTCGGGCTTCATCCCCGCGGCGACCAGCTCCCAGAGCACCTCGTCGGTCCCGCCGCCGACCCGGGCCAGTTTCATGTCCCGCCACCACCGGCCGAGCGGGGTCTCGTCGACGAGATAGCCGGAACCCCCGAAGATGTGCATGCACTCGCTGATCACCTCTTCGCCGAGGCGGGCGGCGCTGACCTTGATGCCGGCACAGGTGCGCAGATCCAGCTTCCCGGTCACGGCGATGCCGTCGAGTGCGAAGCGCAGCATGTCCACCCGGGCCTGCAGATCGGCGATTCTCAGTCGCAGCGCCTGGTGCTCGTACAGCGAGTGGCCGAACTGACGGCGAACCATCATGCGCGCCAAAGTGATACCGATAACACGCTGCGCCGACGTGGAGACCAGGCCTGCCGCCGACAGCCGCTCCTGCGCCAGGCCCCAGGAGATCGCCGCCAGGCCGATGCCGGGGCGGGCGACCAGGGCGTCGGCGGGCACCCAGGTGTCGATGTGCACGGCGGCGGTGTCCAGTGGGCCGGCCCCGACCTTGCGGTAGGGTGACTGGATCTCGCACTGCGCCAACGGCACCGCGATCACCACGACGTTGCCGTGCTTGCTGTTCGGGTCGTGGTCGACGTTGCGCGCCACGCACATGACGTGGTCGGCGATCGGGGACAGCGACACGAACTTCTTGACGCCGGTGACCCGGAATCCGTCCCCGTCGGTGCGCACCTCGGTGCCGACGATCTGCAGGTCGGAACCGCCGGACTGCTCGGAGGCGCCGATGCACAGCACCGCCTCGCCGCGGATCGCGCGTTCGGCGATGTCCTTGAGGTAGTCGGACTTTCCGAAGCGGCGCAGGATCGCGATGGCCGCGTCGTGCAGGCCGACGCCGACGCCGATACCCGCCGAGCCCAGGGTGCCCAGCTTGCGGGCGAGGTCGATGACCTTGCCGACGTCCGGATGTGCCTGGCCCGGCGCCCACTTCGCGGAGAACACCCCGGAGTCGCCGAGGTAGGGGATCAGGTCACGCGGAAACCGTTCGGTCTCTTCGGCTTCCGCGGTCCAGGCGGTGACCCGCTCGTCGAACACGCGGTCGAGGAGCTCCCGGTACTCCTCGCGGGTCGGCGCCGTCACGGCTGGTTCTGCGCCGTGGCCGCCTTGGCCAGGATGGCGGCCTCCAGATCGCCGACGGTGTCGCAGCTGAGCAGGTCCTCCTCGCTCAGCGCGATGCCCAGCTTGTCCTCGATGGCGACCATCCCCACCGCGAACGCGACCGAGTCCAGACCGACGTCATCGATCAGCCGGGAGTCGCGGGTGACTCGCTTGACGTCGACGTTCATGTCGTCGCGCAGGATCTCGGTGAGCGCGACGCTCACGGCTTCAGGAGTAGTCGGGTCCACGGCGTGCGACGGTACTACGTCGAGTCAGGTTAGGCTA from Mycolicibacterium phlei harbors:
- a CDS encoding ABC transporter ATP-binding protein/permease, with translation MSGVTRQDTAPRPLGSSPQSQADGWLSVQSLTFAVSGRRALLSDVSFRSGTGSLTAIIGPSGAGKSTLAKLVGGVLAPTSGTVRFEGRDVHAEYAALRSRIGMVPQDDVVHHQLTLEQALRYAAELRLAAASRSDRRDAVQRVLRELELSDHAGTRVADLSGGQRKRASVAMELLTEPSLLILDEPTSGLDPALDRHIMSTLRRLADAGRVVLVVTHCLTYLDVCDQVLFLTPRGEVAYCGPPGDISATMGADDWADIFARVGADPEAAHHRFLTYSRGIDQRGKETGAPLPPGPPARVRQPHRARVAQLATIARRQLRLTIAERGYFAFLAVLPFVLGALILVVPGHVGFGVADARGPAPNEPAQILMMLNISAVFMGLALTIRDLVGERTIFRREQAVGLCASAYLVAKVAVACGIAAVQTAVLTAIVTAGKGAPTRGAALLGHPALELYVTLAATAAASAILGLTLSALVRSQEQILPTLVISVMLSIVFSGGLIPVTGRTGLDQISRAFPARWGFAASASTTDLLHIAPLSPADDRLWAHDPGRWLFDMAMLAVLAAAMLAVTRWRLRLSVWCRHPVRSSRHRRSVRHAPREDTPNHQSPDEHDCAPTNVVALRAANDPVRRRRKHWGSGLGQHLAVRPARIR
- a CDS encoding LysR family transcriptional regulator, whose protein sequence is MEQNLPFDIDALLVFGKVVENRSLSKAATLLGMPKSTVSRKLARLEADLGIKLLRKNTRQLTVTDLGEKVYAHAVNILTEANGVRALVESSRQEPRGELRVAIPVFVGIDYASRVGAAFLARYPNSRLDIRLVDSMVDPIRDGFDVVFGTGPLQDSTLIARKVFDLELFLCASAEFAAALQEPITDPAQLRSVPFIDFGFGGPRRITLRRDSGHYELTPSVRARANNFQVCKQYILQGLGIGVMPTQIICTDELRAGTLVPVLPHWRPDALDVHMIYPFELSFSTLISAFYETAREIILENIARI
- a CDS encoding aromatic ring-hydroxylating oxygenase subunit alpha; its protein translation is MSTDSLVTKPASGHWTDAYPELGRGPVSLEDCVSPEFYEKEIEHIFRKTWLYVGRVERVPRPCSYFTREFRFLNTSVIIVRGKDDKIRAFHNICPHRGNKMLWEDDPFKEVEGRAPLLYCRFHGWRYKLDGSLHSTTRKDLLLDFDADSCRVPAIQCDVWEGFIFINLDPHNTESVRDYLGELAHGIEGYPFAGPHQVYKFTAELQCNWKIFLDGFAESYHGPYLHASSFGTVTAEARDALDKPNPFTDALAYQLKGPHRMFSFSGEPSQKTPYSKPIECVFEASAAGPWNKRDDRGPLPPGLNPTRSERYGFDSFQFFPNFILIFGASGFTVHTHWPTGPHSHIFETEMYYDPPRTHKERLGQELTVTYLNDIILEDASPSEGLQAMLNSGALTHFTFNDEEILLRHFHKVVADYVDEGERAKRAKERVSR
- a CDS encoding TauD/TfdA dioxygenase family protein → MSLTSSLEIIDCTPRIGSEIRTDLDTLLSGREAERIRATLEQRGVVFFRGLQISDEQQVAIARTLGTVVANEGEDGIYKISLDESVNQRAKYLKGSLFWHFDGSLQPYPNLATLLRAVRLSDTGGDTEFCNTYAAYDDLPQSDKELIADLRVVHSAERSQYYVTPEMSYEEIAFWQKSPTKECPIVWTHRSGRKSLLLGATADYVVGMSPEESRALLARLRDWATQPQYVYRHRWQVGDLLIWDNTGTMHRALPYPEDSGRLMHRTILAGEEPLN
- a CDS encoding TIGR03619 family F420-dependent LLM class oxidoreductase produces the protein MKLGITTPVVTNVAGAPLTWEADAGIAEIARVAQEADRLGYHHLTCSEHIGVPSAEAGRRGSRYWDPLATFGYVAARTERIRLVTMTLVLGYHHPLAIVKRYGTLDHVSNGRVILGVGVGTLREEFDLLGAPFEDRGPRADDALRALRAALASNEPSYHGEYYSFEGLTVDPCALQPHMPIWVGGRTRRSLRRALTLADGWCPFGIPVQTAAEWLRAREIPPGFEVVLAADRALDPVGDPDATAAALRELAAAGATIVSARFRHRSLTHYLEQLQALTELRAQLEG
- a CDS encoding carboxymuconolactone decarboxylase family protein, with protein sequence MTDQPLLTPLAPQEWGEDEYAAVGALMGIPGDQVPRAGSGDPRDPSRFDILGVLARHPKLARKFLIFNAYLLQDGELPARLRELAVLRLAYARRSVFFWAEHVRIARASGLSDDEIARIACGNSGFDGVDRLVLEATDTVLTTGRATPQQWRTLVDELGTHQAMELLFVIGTYGMLASACDTWQLRPPPDSPELPD
- a CDS encoding TVP38/TMEM64 family protein, with translation MTTSDEPLRPHIVRLLVFVAFLAVMFYLAAVADIIDVDRIRAVVAAAGPVAPLVYVPVSALLGAVLVPGPILAATSGLLFGPLVGTFVTLGATVGTAVTASLIGRRAGRDSARALLGAQRSQKLDGLIERGGLWAVVGQRFVPGVSDALASYAFGAFGVPLWQMAVGAFIGSVPRAFVYTALGASISDLNTPLTYVAVGVWCVTAVAGAYAAHRGVRSWRRRPDDA